In Thermus islandicus DSM 21543, one genomic interval encodes:
- a CDS encoding MBL fold metallo-hydrolase: MVRVLDLRFQGVERVIASFLLRSREGPILIETGPESTYPRLEAALKAEGVLPEEVRHVFVTHIHLDHAGAAWRFAAQGATVYVHPKGAPHLVDPSRLLASAERIYGDGLRALWGEVRGIPEERVRALADGERVRFGDVEVQAVETLGHAVHHHAYRVGEVLFTGDIAGVRIAPGPVLPPTPPPDIHLESWYASLDRIRVLRPRALYLTHFGAYEDVEAHLSALRLLLEEWAGWTLARLREGLDLEAMTQRFEAYWREALRRAGVGEEGMRLYGLADPPFMNLQGLVRYWQKHHPEALGG, encoded by the coding sequence GTGGTGAGGGTTCTGGACCTGCGCTTCCAGGGGGTGGAGCGGGTCATCGCCAGCTTCCTCCTAAGGTCCCGGGAGGGGCCCATTCTCATAGAGACCGGGCCGGAGAGCACCTATCCCCGCCTCGAGGCGGCCCTGAAGGCGGAAGGGGTCCTTCCCGAGGAGGTGCGCCACGTCTTCGTGACCCACATCCACCTGGACCACGCGGGGGCCGCCTGGCGCTTCGCCGCGCAGGGGGCTACGGTCTACGTCCACCCCAAGGGGGCTCCCCACCTGGTGGACCCCTCGAGGCTCCTCGCCTCCGCCGAGAGGATCTACGGGGACGGGCTCAGGGCCCTCTGGGGCGAGGTGCGGGGGATCCCTGAGGAGAGGGTGCGGGCCCTGGCCGACGGGGAGCGGGTCAGGTTCGGAGACGTAGAGGTCCAGGCTGTGGAGACGCTAGGCCATGCCGTGCACCACCACGCCTACCGGGTGGGGGAGGTGCTCTTCACCGGGGATATCGCCGGGGTGCGCATCGCCCCGGGCCCTGTCCTTCCCCCCACCCCGCCTCCCGACATCCACCTGGAGAGCTGGTACGCTTCCTTGGACCGAATCCGGGTCCTTCGCCCCCGTGCCCTTTACCTTACCCACTTCGGGGCCTATGAGGATGTGGAGGCCCACCTTTCCGCCCTGCGCCTGTTGCTGGAGGAGTGGGCAGGCTGGACCCTCGCCCGGCTTAGGGAGGGGTTGGACCTGGAAGCCATGACCCAGCGCTTTGAGGCCTACTGGCGGGAGGCCCTGCGCCGGGCGGGGGTAGGGGAGGAGGGGATGCGCCTTTATGGGCTGGCCGATCCTCCCTTCATGAACCTCCAGGGCCTGGTGCGCTACTGGCAGAAGCACCACCCTGAGGCCTTGGGAGGCTAG
- a CDS encoding fumarylacetoacetate hydrolase family protein, with translation MKILRFNGGRWGVLEGEMVLETDGPGGNPTGRRYDLASLRLLPPATPTKIVCVGRNYREHIKEMGHDFGEDLPKEPGLFLKAPNTLAHPGNPMDPWNTAEPVPYPFFTEELHYEGELAVVVGDRLRNVPPEKALDHVLGYTIAVDLTARDAQRKDLQWVRAKSADKFLPLGPWIETDLEPQNTWVRTYVNDELRQEGHTSQMIFSVAEILAYISSFMTLEPLDVVLTGTPSGVGALSPGDRVEVAVEGIGTLHTRIGPKEERPW, from the coding sequence ATGAAGATCCTGCGCTTCAACGGCGGGAGATGGGGCGTCCTGGAGGGGGAGATGGTCTTGGAGACGGACGGCCCCGGCGGAAACCCCACGGGCAGAAGGTATGACCTGGCCTCCCTTCGCCTGCTCCCCCCGGCCACGCCCACCAAGATCGTCTGCGTGGGGCGGAACTACCGGGAGCACATCAAGGAGATGGGCCACGACTTCGGCGAGGACCTGCCCAAGGAGCCAGGCCTCTTTCTGAAGGCCCCCAATACCCTGGCCCACCCGGGCAATCCCATGGACCCCTGGAACACCGCAGAGCCCGTTCCCTACCCCTTCTTCACCGAGGAGCTCCACTACGAGGGGGAGCTTGCGGTGGTGGTGGGGGACCGGCTCCGGAACGTCCCTCCGGAGAAGGCCCTGGACCACGTCCTGGGCTACACCATTGCCGTGGACCTTACCGCCCGGGATGCCCAGAGGAAGGACCTGCAGTGGGTGCGGGCCAAGAGCGCGGACAAGTTCCTGCCCCTGGGCCCTTGGATTGAAACCGACCTGGAGCCGCAGAACACCTGGGTCCGCACCTACGTGAACGACGAGCTACGCCAGGAGGGGCACACCTCGCAGATGATCTTCAGCGTGGCGGAGATCCTCGCCTACATCTCCAGTTTCATGACCCTCGAGCCCCTGGACGTGGTCCTCACGGGAACCCCTTCCGGGGTGGGGGCCCTCTCCCCCGGGGACCGGGTGGAGGTGGCCGTGGAGGGCATCGGTACCCTCCACACCCGCATCGGGCCCAAGGAGGAAAGGCCGTGGTGA
- a CDS encoding glycerol-3-phosphate acyltransferase, whose translation METSTLRIGQGAAFCKNGGVEWILLAYLLGSLVGGLLLFPEVRECDLPGGSGVYRRKGPWAALLVVLWDVGKGVLAALLTPLAWRPLAAGAVVAGHTWPLFFRFRGGGGIAPSLGYFLAWFPRETLLATGLGLLVAGLYHFLYWGRRQKGIYPIPFGALFGYLALCLLVPGEGRLGALLAAGVVGVRGLQILRGRW comes from the coding sequence ATGGAAACTTCCACCCTCAGGATAGGCCAAGGCGCGGCCTTTTGCAAGAATGGGGGCGTGGAATGGATCCTCCTGGCCTACCTCCTGGGCTCCTTGGTCGGGGGGCTTCTCCTCTTCCCCGAGGTGCGGGAGTGCGACCTCCCAGGGGGTTCGGGGGTCTACCGCAGGAAGGGCCCTTGGGCGGCCCTCCTGGTGGTGCTCTGGGACGTGGGCAAGGGGGTTCTGGCCGCGCTTCTCACCCCCCTTGCCTGGCGTCCCCTGGCGGCGGGGGCGGTGGTGGCGGGACACACCTGGCCCCTCTTCTTCCGCTTTCGGGGCGGGGGGGGTATCGCCCCTTCCCTGGGCTACTTCCTGGCCTGGTTTCCCCGGGAGACCCTCCTGGCCACCGGCCTGGGCCTCCTCGTGGCCGGCCTTTACCATTTCCTCTATTGGGGAAGGCGGCAAAAGGGCATCTACCCCATCCCCTTCGGCGCTCTTTTCGGCTACCTGGCCCTTTGCCTCCTGGTCCCCGGCGAGGGGCGGCTTGGGGCCTTGCTGGCCGCAGGGGTGGTGGGGGTGCGGGGCCTGCAAATCCTTCGGGGAAGGTGGTAG
- the mqnE gene encoding aminofutalosine synthase MqnE translates to MRGIRDPRLLPIAEKVQEGKRLSFEDGLVLYETRDLPALMRLANLVRERKHGHKTYFVHSIRVSQTNICYVGCTFCAFQRRFGEEGAWDFDVEEVVAWVRERYQPGLTEIHLTAGHHPKRPFQYYLDLVRALKESFPGVQVKAWTAAEIHHFSKIARLPYREVLMALKEAGLDAMPGGGAEIFAERVRRRIARAKVSAEGWLEVHRTAHELGLPTNATMLYGHIETLEERLDHMERLRRLQDETGGFMSFIPLAFQPDGNQLARELGKREFTTGLDDLRNLAVARLYLDNFPHIKGYWATLTPELAQVSLDWGVTDIDGTLIEERIVHMAGSPTPQGLTKEALARIIRKAGRLPVERDALYREVRVWDAVA, encoded by the coding sequence GTGAGAGGGATCCGGGACCCCCGCCTCCTGCCCATCGCCGAAAAGGTGCAGGAGGGGAAAAGGCTTTCCTTTGAGGACGGGCTCGTGCTCTACGAGACCCGGGACCTTCCCGCCCTCATGCGCCTCGCCAACCTGGTGCGGGAGAGGAAACACGGCCACAAAACCTATTTCGTCCACTCCATACGGGTTTCCCAGACCAACATCTGCTACGTGGGGTGCACCTTCTGCGCCTTCCAGCGGCGCTTCGGAGAGGAGGGGGCTTGGGACTTTGACGTGGAGGAGGTGGTGGCCTGGGTGCGGGAGCGCTACCAGCCCGGCCTCACGGAGATCCACCTCACGGCAGGCCACCACCCCAAAAGGCCCTTCCAGTACTACCTGGACCTGGTGCGGGCCCTGAAGGAGAGCTTCCCCGGCGTCCAGGTCAAGGCCTGGACCGCAGCGGAGATCCACCACTTTTCCAAGATCGCCCGCCTCCCCTACCGGGAGGTGCTCATGGCCCTCAAGGAAGCGGGCCTGGACGCCATGCCGGGGGGCGGGGCGGAGATCTTCGCCGAGAGGGTGCGGCGGAGGATTGCCCGGGCCAAGGTCTCGGCGGAGGGGTGGCTTGAGGTCCACCGCACCGCCCACGAGCTCGGCCTCCCCACCAACGCCACCATGCTCTACGGGCACATAGAGACCCTCGAGGAGCGCCTGGACCACATGGAGCGTCTAAGGCGGCTCCAGGACGAAACAGGGGGCTTCATGAGCTTCATCCCCCTGGCCTTCCAGCCCGACGGGAACCAGCTCGCCCGGGAGCTCGGCAAAAGGGAGTTCACCACGGGGTTGGACGACCTCAGGAACCTGGCCGTGGCCCGCCTCTACCTGGACAACTTCCCCCACATCAAGGGCTACTGGGCCACCCTGACCCCTGAACTCGCCCAGGTCTCCCTGGACTGGGGGGTCACGGACATCGACGGCACCCTCATAGAGGAGAGGATCGTCCACATGGCGGGAAGCCCCACGCCCCAGGGCCTGACCAAGGAGGCCCTGGCCCGGATCATCCGGAAGGCGGGCCGCCTCCCGGTGGAGCGGGACGCCCTCTACCGGGAGGTGCGGGTTTGGGACGCCGTGGCCTAG
- a CDS encoding menaquinone biosynthetic enzyme MqnA/MqnD family protein, whose protein sequence is MAYAVGFPPYANVAPLVHFLKAEGFRVVRAPPTGLNRMLLTGEVGLSLASSHFYLRHQEGLGLLPDFSVAVLGPVYSVTLFHKKPLEALRRVALTTESATSVALLRLLLEEAGAGPAYARVQGGLELLEAYDGVLLIGDRAIQAYAGLLEAVPETPHALPTRFGEVQVTDLAMAWFRRTHLPFVFAVWAYPKDKPPPQGVVEALRRARAQGIGRLEEVAQAEARRLGVHPALLLHYLWNFRYHLEEPDRLGLKAFAQALGLGFRPCYYPHSD, encoded by the coding sequence GTGGCCTACGCCGTAGGCTTTCCCCCCTACGCCAACGTCGCCCCCCTGGTCCACTTCCTGAAGGCCGAGGGCTTCCGGGTGGTCCGCGCCCCCCCCACGGGGCTCAACCGCATGCTCCTCACCGGGGAGGTGGGGCTTTCCCTGGCCTCCAGCCACTTCTACCTGCGCCACCAGGAGGGCTTGGGCCTCCTCCCCGACTTCTCCGTGGCCGTCCTCGGACCGGTGTATTCGGTGACTCTATTCCATAAAAAGCCCCTCGAGGCCCTCAGGCGGGTGGCCCTGACCACAGAGAGCGCCACCAGCGTGGCCTTGCTCCGCCTCCTCCTGGAGGAGGCCGGGGCGGGGCCCGCCTACGCCCGGGTCCAGGGGGGGCTGGAGCTTTTGGAGGCCTACGACGGCGTCCTCCTCATCGGGGACCGGGCCATCCAGGCCTACGCGGGCCTCCTCGAGGCGGTCCCCGAAACCCCTCATGCCCTCCCCACCCGCTTCGGGGAGGTCCAGGTCACAGACCTGGCCATGGCCTGGTTCCGCAGAACCCACCTCCCCTTCGTCTTCGCCGTCTGGGCCTACCCCAAGGACAAGCCGCCGCCCCAGGGGGTGGTGGAGGCCTTAAGAAGGGCCCGGGCCCAGGGGATCGGCCGCCTGGAGGAGGTGGCCCAGGCCGAGGCCCGCCGCCTCGGGGTCCACCCCGCCCTCCTCCTGCACTACCTCTGGAACTTCCGCTACCACCTGGAGGAGCCCGACCGCCTCGGCCTCAAGGCCTTCGCCCAGGCCCTGGGGCTGGGCTTCCGCCCATGTTACTATCCTCATAGCGATTGA
- a CDS encoding prephenate dehydrogenase/arogenate dehydrogenase family protein, with protein MKPLFRKVGVFGVGLLGGSVALGLKERFLAEEVHAYDQDPSALEKALFLGAVDRVHAEIGPWVGELDLGVLAAPVGALPALGEALSPLAHPESLWTDVGSVKGKVVALLEGLLPHYLGGHPMAGSEKAGVEHAHAGLLENAVWVLTPTKRTSPKAREGVRRLVEALGAYPLEVSPLLHDELVARVSHLPYLLALALNRMVAQSPHRDLLMFLAAGGFRDLTRVASGSPRMSRDMVVENKEALKGAIEELRGLLLELEELLEAPEALLRAAEEAKRTRDSLPIVRRSLLPEMHDLVVQVPDRPGEIARIATALGEAGVNIKDIEVLTIREAAGAIRLSFATRREREEARRVLVQAGYRLP; from the coding sequence ATGAAGCCCCTCTTTCGCAAGGTGGGGGTCTTCGGGGTGGGCCTCCTGGGGGGGAGCGTGGCCCTGGGGCTCAAGGAGCGCTTCCTGGCCGAGGAGGTCCACGCCTACGACCAGGACCCCAGTGCCCTGGAGAAGGCCCTCTTCCTGGGGGCAGTGGACCGGGTCCACGCCGAGATCGGCCCCTGGGTGGGGGAGCTTGACCTCGGGGTCCTCGCCGCCCCCGTGGGGGCCCTGCCCGCCCTAGGGGAAGCGCTAAGCCCCCTCGCCCACCCCGAGAGCCTCTGGACCGACGTGGGAAGCGTCAAAGGAAAGGTGGTGGCCCTCCTGGAAGGCCTCCTCCCCCACTACCTGGGGGGCCACCCCATGGCGGGAAGCGAAAAGGCCGGGGTGGAGCACGCCCACGCCGGGCTCCTGGAGAACGCCGTCTGGGTCCTCACCCCCACAAAGAGGACGAGCCCCAAGGCCAGGGAGGGCGTCCGGAGGCTCGTGGAGGCCCTGGGGGCCTACCCCCTCGAGGTCTCCCCCCTCCTCCACGACGAGCTCGTGGCCCGGGTCTCCCACCTCCCCTACCTCCTGGCCCTCGCCCTAAACCGGATGGTGGCGCAAAGCCCCCACCGGGACCTCCTCATGTTCCTGGCGGCGGGGGGGTTCCGCGACCTCACCCGGGTGGCCTCGGGAAGCCCCAGGATGAGCCGGGACATGGTGGTGGAGAACAAGGAGGCCCTCAAAGGGGCCATAGAGGAGCTCAGGGGCCTCCTCCTGGAGCTTGAGGAGCTTCTCGAGGCCCCGGAGGCCCTCCTCCGGGCGGCCGAGGAGGCCAAACGCACGCGGGACAGCCTTCCCATCGTCCGTCGGAGCCTGCTGCCTGAGATGCACGACCTGGTGGTCCAGGTACCGGACCGCCCTGGGGAGATCGCCCGGATCGCCACCGCCCTTGGCGAGGCCGGGGTGAACATCAAGGACATCGAGGTCCTCACCATCCGGGAGGCGGCGGGGGCCATCCGCCTCTCCTTCGCCACCCGAAGGGAGCGGGAGGAGGCAAGGCGGGTCTTGGTCCAGGCAGGTTACCGCCTGCCCTAA
- the purN gene encoding phosphoribosylglycinamide formyltransferase codes for MGPFPLGRPARLAVFASGRGTNLEALLEAFPKGHPLGEVVLVLSDNPEAYALERARRRGVEAVALPWQGRRAFEGEALALLEARRVDLVLLAGFMRLLSAQFVGVWYGRLLNLHPSLLPDYPGLRVHERVLAAGERQTGSTVHFVDQGMDTGPILLQGRVPVLPGDTPETLEARVLRLEHRLYPKAVRLLLRGLAFPPPSDLKGRLGEEAAGAFLALSPRDKPLYLRAWALLRAWGREDLVPAAFLGRAGVWGRAAFLAAHLLAGADPVLREEVATLPPEVRARVEGALRVESSP; via the coding sequence ATGGGGCCCTTTCCCCTGGGCCGCCCGGCCCGATTGGCCGTCTTCGCCTCGGGCCGGGGGACGAACCTCGAGGCCCTCCTCGAGGCCTTCCCCAAGGGGCACCCTCTGGGGGAGGTGGTTCTGGTCCTCTCCGACAACCCCGAGGCCTACGCCCTGGAACGGGCCAGGAGGCGCGGGGTAGAGGCCGTGGCCCTTCCCTGGCAGGGACGGCGGGCCTTTGAGGGGGAGGCCTTGGCCCTCCTGGAGGCGCGGCGGGTGGACCTCGTCCTCCTCGCGGGGTTCATGCGCCTCCTTTCTGCCCAGTTCGTGGGGGTCTGGTACGGCCGCCTCCTCAACCTCCACCCCTCCCTTCTCCCCGACTACCCCGGGCTTCGGGTCCACGAGCGGGTCCTCGCCGCGGGGGAGCGGCAGACGGGCTCCACGGTCCACTTCGTAGACCAGGGCATGGACACCGGCCCCATCCTCCTCCAGGGGCGGGTGCCCGTCCTCCCCGGGGACACGCCGGAGACCCTGGAGGCCCGGGTCCTGCGCCTGGAGCACCGCCTCTACCCCAAGGCGGTCCGCCTCCTCCTCCGGGGGCTTGCCTTTCCCCCGCCTTCCGACCTAAAAGGGAGGCTTGGGGAGGAGGCCGCCGGAGCCTTCCTAGCCCTCTCCCCCCGGGACAAGCCCCTCTACCTTCGGGCCTGGGCCCTCCTCCGGGCCTGGGGGCGGGAGGACCTGGTCCCCGCCGCCTTTCTGGGGCGGGCGGGGGTCTGGGGGCGGGCCGCCTTCCTCGCCGCCCACCTCCTTGCCGGGGCCGACCCGGTCCTCCGGGAGGAGGTGGCGACGCTTCCCCCGGAGGTGCGGGCCCGGGTGGAGGGGGCCTTGCGGGTAGAATCCTCGCCATGA
- a CDS encoding YceI family protein: MRWNLDPAHTSVEFAVRHMMIATVKGTINLKEGYVETDEEGRPLRVEARLDAASIHTGVADRDNHLRSPDFLDVAHHPEIVFKSERITPLGEGRYRVEGEVTLRGVTRPLVFEVETHGPAKDPWGNERIAAHFEGKLNRKDFGLTWNMPLETGGLLVGEEVRFSVDTELVAAKEAVGV, from the coding sequence ATGCGTTGGAACCTGGATCCCGCCCACACCAGCGTGGAGTTCGCCGTGCGGCATATGATGATCGCCACGGTGAAGGGGACAATCAACCTCAAGGAAGGGTACGTGGAGACGGACGAAGAGGGTAGGCCCCTCCGGGTGGAGGCCCGCCTGGACGCGGCCAGCATCCACACCGGCGTGGCCGACCGGGACAACCACCTCCGCTCCCCGGACTTCCTGGACGTGGCCCACCATCCGGAGATCGTGTTCAAGAGCGAGAGGATCACCCCCCTGGGGGAGGGCCGTTACCGGGTAGAAGGGGAGGTCACCCTCCGGGGCGTGACCCGGCCCCTGGTCTTTGAGGTGGAAACCCACGGCCCGGCCAAGGACCCCTGGGGCAACGAGAGGATCGCCGCCCACTTTGAGGGAAAGCTGAACCGCAAGGACTTCGGCCTCACCTGGAACATGCCCCTGGAGACCGGGGGGCTTCTCGTGGGCGAGGAGGTGCGCTTCAGCGTGGACACGGAGCTGGTGGCGGCGAAGGAGGCCGTGGGGGTCTAG
- a CDS encoding YqhA family protein, with the protein MRPEAFLLPLRFVVLLPVVGLFLGSAYFAYRALAEAWAAWGEPLGKALPRLVGAVDLALLSAVFLLFSLGLFELFVRKLDLPPGNALAVGSLGDLKAKLGQVIVMVLVVKFFEQALAFKPETALDLLLFAGGVALLSAALWLAKD; encoded by the coding sequence ATGAGGCCGGAGGCCTTCCTCCTCCCCTTAAGGTTCGTCGTCCTCCTCCCGGTGGTGGGGCTTTTCCTGGGCTCGGCCTACTTCGCCTACCGCGCCCTGGCCGAGGCCTGGGCCGCCTGGGGGGAGCCTTTGGGGAAGGCCCTACCCCGGCTCGTGGGGGCGGTGGATCTGGCCCTCCTCTCCGCCGTCTTCCTCCTCTTCAGCCTGGGGCTCTTTGAGCTCTTCGTGCGGAAGCTGGACCTGCCCCCAGGGAACGCCTTAGCGGTGGGAAGCCTCGGGGACCTGAAGGCCAAACTGGGCCAGGTGATCGTCATGGTCCTGGTGGTGAAGTTCTTTGAACAGGCCCTGGCCTTCAAGCCCGAAACCGCCCTGGACCTGCTCCTCTTCGCCGGGGGCGTGGCCCTCCTCTCCGCCGCCCTCTGGCTCGCCAAGGACTAG
- the aroF gene encoding 3-deoxy-7-phosphoheptulonate synthase, whose product MLIVMKRGYTEAELQEVVREIEKVGYRPHISQGVETTLVGAIGRGPTPELMEHFRALPGVAEVIPISKPWKLASLEVQPFPTVLDFPTGKTGGGHILVAAGPCGVESREQTLKAARYVKRHGAHMLRGGAFKPRTSPYAFQGLGVEGLKILAEARQETGLPIVTEVLSPEQVELVAEYADVLQIGARNAQNFALLQAVGEVGKPVLLKRGMSMTLEEFLMSAEYILARGNMRVILVERGIRTFEKATRFTLDVAAVPVLKSWTHLPVWVDPSHPAGKREWVLPLALAGLAAGADGLIVETHPEPEKALSDAAQQLHEEEFAELMERVRRLAQALDKTLSAPVLG is encoded by the coding sequence ATGCTGATCGTGATGAAGCGGGGGTACACGGAGGCGGAGCTTCAAGAGGTCGTCCGGGAAATTGAGAAGGTGGGCTACCGGCCCCACATCTCCCAGGGGGTGGAGACCACCCTGGTGGGGGCCATCGGCCGGGGACCCACCCCCGAGCTCATGGAGCACTTCCGGGCTTTGCCGGGGGTGGCCGAGGTCATCCCCATCTCCAAGCCTTGGAAGCTCGCAAGCCTCGAGGTCCAGCCCTTCCCCACCGTCTTGGACTTCCCCACCGGGAAGACGGGGGGCGGCCACATCCTGGTGGCGGCAGGCCCCTGCGGGGTGGAGTCCCGGGAGCAGACCCTGAAGGCCGCCCGCTACGTGAAGCGGCACGGGGCCCACATGCTCCGGGGTGGGGCCTTCAAGCCCCGGACGAGCCCCTACGCCTTCCAGGGCCTGGGCGTGGAGGGGCTGAAGATCCTGGCCGAGGCCAGGCAGGAAACCGGCCTTCCCATTGTCACCGAGGTCCTCTCCCCGGAGCAGGTGGAGCTCGTGGCCGAGTACGCCGACGTCCTTCAGATAGGGGCCAGGAACGCCCAGAACTTCGCCCTCCTCCAGGCGGTGGGTGAGGTGGGCAAACCCGTCCTCCTCAAGCGGGGGATGAGCATGACCCTGGAGGAGTTCCTCATGAGCGCGGAGTACATCCTCGCCCGGGGGAACATGCGGGTGATCCTGGTGGAACGGGGGATCCGCACCTTTGAAAAGGCCACCCGCTTCACCCTGGACGTCGCCGCCGTACCCGTCCTCAAGAGCTGGACCCACCTGCCCGTATGGGTGGACCCCTCCCACCCCGCAGGGAAGAGGGAGTGGGTCCTCCCCCTGGCCCTGGCGGGGCTTGCCGCCGGAGCGGATGGCCTCATCGTGGAAACCCACCCCGAACCGGAAAAGGCCCTTTCCGACGCTGCCCAGCAGCTCCACGAGGAGGAGTTCGCCGAGCTCATGGAAAGGGTCCGGCGCCTGGCCCAGGCCCTGGACAAGACCCTTTCCGCCCCCGTCCTGGGATGA
- a CDS encoding substrate-binding domain-containing protein, with protein MKKKPTIHEVAARAGVGLGTVSRVLNNHPSVRPETRARVLRAVEELGYTPNPHARRIAGGRSYTVSALLPFVATEFYRRLVEGIESVLLEKRYDLALFPILSQARLRRYLESTTLAYLTDGLILASYDLTEHFEEGRLPTDRPVVLVDAKNPRYDSVYLDNALGGRLAGAYLARYPGTVFAIKVEEEPDRAFRHTVFAERMAGFQEALRAAGRPFSEEQLYVTRLSPEGGRLALRHFLEKASPPLNIFAGADQVALGVLEEAERLGLTLGTEVRVLGFDGHPFAEEVGLSTIAQPVEAMGARAAQLLLERMRGYQGPPREVRFEPVLVERASTGTPPAALYVP; from the coding sequence ATGAAAAAGAAACCGACCATCCACGAGGTGGCCGCCCGGGCCGGGGTGGGCCTGGGGACCGTGAGCCGGGTTTTGAACAACCACCCCTCGGTGCGCCCAGAGACCCGGGCGAGGGTTCTTCGGGCGGTGGAGGAGCTGGGTTACACCCCCAACCCCCACGCCCGCCGCATCGCCGGGGGCCGCAGCTACACCGTGAGCGCCCTCCTACCCTTCGTGGCCACGGAGTTCTACCGCCGGCTTGTGGAGGGCATAGAGAGCGTCTTGTTGGAGAAGCGCTACGACCTGGCCCTCTTCCCCATCCTCTCCCAGGCCCGGCTCAGGCGGTACCTGGAGAGCACCACCCTAGCCTACCTCACCGATGGCCTCATCCTGGCCTCCTACGACCTGACGGAGCACTTCGAGGAGGGGCGCCTGCCCACGGACCGGCCGGTGGTCCTGGTGGACGCCAAAAACCCCCGGTACGACTCCGTGTATCTGGACAACGCCCTGGGGGGGAGGCTGGCCGGGGCGTACCTGGCCCGCTACCCCGGGACCGTCTTCGCCATCAAGGTGGAGGAAGAACCGGACCGGGCCTTCCGCCACACGGTCTTCGCCGAACGGATGGCGGGCTTCCAAGAGGCCCTAAGGGCGGCAGGCCGCCCCTTCTCCGAGGAACAGCTCTACGTGACCCGCCTTTCGCCGGAAGGGGGCCGCCTGGCCCTACGGCACTTCCTGGAGAAGGCCTCTCCCCCTCTCAACATCTTCGCCGGGGCGGACCAGGTGGCCCTCGGGGTTCTGGAGGAAGCGGAGCGCCTGGGCCTTACCCTGGGCACGGAGGTGCGGGTCCTGGGGTTTGACGGCCACCCCTTTGCGGAAGAGGTGGGGCTTTCCACCATCGCCCAGCCGGTGGAGGCCATGGGGGCGAGGGCCGCCCAGCTCCTCCTGGAAAGGATGCGAGGCTACCAGGGCCCGCCCCGGGAGGTGCGGTTTGAGCCCGTGCTGGTGGAGCGGGCCTCCACCGGCACCCCACCCGCCGCCCTCTACGTGCCATGA
- a CDS encoding VOC family protein, whose protein sequence is MRRLLGLALRVRDLEAHRAFYRDLLGLKEEARPPRYRLYPEDRGFFLDLIHDPEAPLRPYPSVGLYHFALLLPDRKSLAGVFRRLLQAGARFEGAADHGVSEALYFRDPEGNGLELYRDRARGEWPEDPLMFTAPLDLESLLAENPKPAPLPPETLLGHLHLHVRDLAEAEAFFAGKLKMAVTLRTYPGALFFAWDGYHHHMGANTWAGRRLAPQGATGLLGYALLAPKGVPKGTFRDPVGARVEVLDEDGPLGLSL, encoded by the coding sequence GTGAGGCGGCTTCTCGGCCTCGCCCTCAGGGTGCGGGACCTCGAGGCCCACCGGGCCTTCTACCGCGACCTGCTGGGCCTTAAGGAAGAGGCCAGGCCGCCCCGCTATCGCCTCTACCCGGAGGACCGCGGCTTTTTTCTGGATCTCATCCACGACCCTGAGGCTCCCCTCCGCCCCTATCCCTCGGTGGGCCTCTACCACTTCGCCCTCCTCCTGCCCGACCGCAAGAGCCTGGCCGGGGTCTTCCGCAGGCTTCTGCAGGCGGGGGCCCGGTTTGAGGGGGCCGCGGACCACGGGGTCTCCGAGGCCCTCTACTTCCGCGACCCGGAGGGCAACGGCCTGGAGCTCTACCGGGACCGCGCCCGAGGGGAGTGGCCAGAGGACCCCCTAATGTTCACCGCCCCCTTGGACCTGGAAAGCCTCCTCGCCGAGAACCCTAAGCCCGCCCCCCTTCCCCCGGAAACCCTCCTGGGCCACCTCCACCTGCACGTCAGGGACCTTGCCGAGGCCGAGGCCTTCTTCGCCGGGAAGCTTAAGATGGCCGTCACCCTGCGCACCTACCCCGGGGCCCTCTTCTTCGCCTGGGACGGGTACCACCACCACATGGGGGCGAACACCTGGGCCGGGAGGCGCCTGGCCCCCCAAGGGGCCACGGGGCTTTTGGGCTACGCCCTCCTCGCCCCAAAGGGCGTGCCCAAGGGCACCTTCCGGGATCCCGTGGGGGCGAGGGTGGAGGTGCTTGACGAAGATGGCCCCCTCGGCCTAAGCTTGTAG
- a CDS encoding DUF6069 family protein, with translation MEHAPGDRGASRGRGGALQRGHGAGGGEGGRGGLDGARPLLANASLYGLARALGVPFRVVPPGQAPQEVNLASVVLFTAVPMLLGFALYLPLRRRNPRAFSLFVGLAFLLPPPVVAAPRPDTRAALLLLHVPPVGAYLWGLRRMEGEIRP, from the coding sequence CTGGAACATGCCCCTGGAGACCGGGGGGCTTCTCGTGGGCGAGGAGGTGCGCTTCAGCGTGGACACGGAGCTGGTGGCGGCGAAGGAGGCCGTGGGGGTCTAGATGGGGCTCGGCCCCTCCTGGCCAACGCCTCCCTCTACGGCCTGGCCCGGGCCCTAGGGGTGCCCTTCCGGGTGGTGCCTCCGGGGCAGGCCCCGCAGGAGGTGAACCTGGCCTCGGTGGTCCTGTTCACGGCGGTGCCCATGCTCCTCGGGTTCGCCCTCTACCTCCCCCTGCGGAGGCGGAATCCCCGGGCCTTTTCCCTCTTCGTGGGCCTGGCCTTCCTGCTTCCCCCACCCGTTGTCGCCGCCCCGCGCCCCGATACCCGGGCCGCCCTGCTCCTCCTCCACGTGCCTCCGGTGGGGGCCTACCTTTGGGGCCTGAGGAGGATGGAGGGGGAGATACGGCCGTGA